One candidate division KSB1 bacterium DNA segment encodes these proteins:
- the gcvT gene encoding glycine cleavage system aminomethyltransferase GcvT yields MKNTALTHIHESLGAKLVPFAGYLMPIQYSSIRAEHVRVRTTAGVFDVSHMGEFMVTGSDREAFVDRVTVNDVKAMSIGQVNYSCMCLPTGGIVDDLLVYRFADHIMLVVNAANIDKDWDWLKSNVSGEMKLTNRTDEFSLLAIQGRSAATIVGKLADCDVSGIKYYWFREGRVAGAPAIISRTGYTGEDGFELYLANSDAESVWHALFETGKPYDLEPIGLGARDSLRLEMKMCLYGHDINEETNPLEAGLGWITKLNKGDFVGREALLKVKDAGLTRKLVGLELEGSGFPRDGYSVLDASGDAVIGHVTSGTVSPMSSKGIAMAYVPVAQSAIASALRVDCHGKLLPARVVKTPFYQRPY; encoded by the coding sequence TTGAAGAACACGGCACTCACGCACATTCACGAATCACTCGGCGCGAAGCTGGTACCGTTTGCCGGCTACCTGATGCCGATCCAATACAGTTCAATCCGTGCCGAACACGTTCGCGTGCGCACGACGGCCGGGGTGTTTGACGTCTCGCACATGGGCGAATTCATGGTTACCGGGAGTGACCGTGAAGCGTTCGTCGATCGCGTAACCGTCAACGATGTGAAAGCCATGAGCATCGGTCAGGTCAACTATTCCTGCATGTGCCTGCCGACCGGCGGCATCGTTGACGATCTGCTCGTCTATCGCTTTGCCGATCACATCATGCTCGTCGTCAACGCGGCGAATATCGACAAGGATTGGGACTGGCTGAAGTCCAATGTTTCGGGCGAGATGAAACTCACGAATCGCACGGACGAATTCTCGTTGCTGGCCATTCAGGGTCGTTCGGCCGCCACAATTGTCGGCAAGCTGGCCGACTGCGATGTATCCGGCATCAAGTACTACTGGTTCCGCGAGGGCCGTGTCGCCGGCGCTCCCGCGATCATCTCGCGCACGGGCTATACCGGCGAGGACGGTTTCGAACTCTATCTCGCGAATTCCGATGCGGAGTCGGTCTGGCACGCCCTTTTCGAGACGGGCAAGCCTTACGATCTCGAACCGATCGGCCTCGGCGCGCGCGACAGTCTTCGTCTCGAGATGAAGATGTGTCTCTACGGTCATGACATCAACGAGGAGACCAATCCGCTCGAAGCCGGCTTGGGTTGGATCACCAAGTTGAACAAGGGTGACTTCGTCGGTCGCGAGGCCCTGCTTAAGGTCAAGGACGCCGGTTTGACACGCAAGCTGGTCGGTCTGGAGCTCGAAGGCAGCGGCTTCCCGCGCGATGGTTACTCCGTACTCGACGCTTCCGGCGACGCCGTAATCGGGCACGTCACCTCCGGTACGGTCTCGCCGATGTCGAGCAAAGGCATCGCGATGGCCTACGTCCCCGTCGCGCAGAGTGCGATCGCATCCGCGCTGCGCGTGGATTGTCACGGCAAGTTGTTGCCGGCGCGCGTCGTGAAGACGCCTTTCTACCAGCGGCCCTATTAA
- a CDS encoding substrate-binding domain-containing protein, whose protein sequence is MLPFRAGSAVPAGARSFALLCLLLLISCGPRQPAESMTAGHAIIGASDAVFDVAWKLSAEYQSINKGAFVDIVRGLNRELVDSLVNKDTDQIFLDRPLTSAESLAMGRQNLKIYTYPVAYYPVFLLVDTGNSVRSLDSAQLRSILTGEFLNWKSVGGPDLRITTYAPPAGEGAWQAVTAFYRNLDSVVAVECPTAQGMLDSSRGDPGALLIYARPLESAPVRRLLFRRDGAEIPANVKQILESPVYPFHIELIYVTSRSKQDVAAGYLTYAVSNLGQRRVMNLGYRPASVPVRVVKMRSN, encoded by the coding sequence GTGCTACCGTTCCGCGCCGGGTCTGCCGTCCCGGCCGGAGCACGCAGCTTCGCGCTGCTCTGCTTGCTTCTGCTGATCAGCTGCGGTCCGCGCCAACCCGCGGAGTCCATGACTGCCGGCCATGCGATCATCGGCGCATCGGACGCCGTCTTCGATGTCGCCTGGAAACTCTCGGCGGAATACCAGTCGATCAACAAGGGCGCCTTTGTGGATATCGTGCGCGGGCTGAACCGCGAACTCGTGGATTCGCTGGTCAACAAGGACACGGATCAGATCTTTCTCGACCGGCCGTTGACGTCCGCCGAGTCGCTGGCGATGGGCCGGCAGAATCTGAAGATCTACACTTATCCGGTGGCCTACTATCCGGTCTTTCTGCTCGTTGACACCGGGAACTCGGTTCGTTCACTCGACAGTGCGCAGCTACGCAGCATTCTGACCGGCGAGTTTCTGAACTGGAAATCAGTTGGCGGTCCCGATCTGCGGATCACGACCTACGCGCCTCCCGCGGGAGAAGGGGCCTGGCAAGCCGTGACCGCGTTCTACCGCAATCTCGATTCCGTGGTGGCGGTCGAGTGTCCGACCGCTCAGGGCATGCTGGACAGTTCCCGGGGCGATCCGGGAGCGCTGCTGATATATGCTCGCCCGCTTGAAAGCGCCCCCGTCCGTCGCCTGCTGTTTCGCCGGGACGGCGCGGAGATCCCGGCCAACGTCAAGCAGATTCTCGAATCACCCGTTTACCCGTTCCACATCGAACTGATCTACGTGACTTCGCGCAGCAAGCAGGATGTGGCCGCGGGCTACCTTACCTATGCGGTCAGTAATCTTGGTCAGCGCAGAGTGATGAACCTCGGCTATCGCCCCGCGTCCGTCCCGGTGCGCGTGGTCAAGATGCGCAGCAATTAA
- a CDS encoding energy transducer TonB — protein sequence MHPGNADRKRPGALALTPPRVISNWRFTPAMQQGTPVGVWVVVPFKFRLGK from the coding sequence GTGCATCCGGGAAACGCGGATCGGAAACGGCCCGGCGCCTTGGCGTTGACACCGCCGCGCGTCATCAGCAACTGGAGATTCACCCCGGCGATGCAGCAGGGAACACCGGTCGGGGTCTGGGTGGTGGTTCCCTTCAAGTTCAGGCTCGGTAAATAA
- a CDS encoding TonB family protein has product MDLITQLEQGRYGSFELKHFVGRNLFRGLVVSFLIHSVVVASPYIMTLFKSDIPEPDRVIVIDPSQLTKLKRQQQENVETVKIERPKIAPPKAAIPVAVEEDEVIEEPQLIASQEEIIAAVSGDDEGLEIDPNATVVIQEEKDEAIPGSDVFTPYEVAPQPLPDFMPQPAFPEMAKLAQVTGKVVAQVYVDKKGEVKKYKIVKVDPKDLGFEDEVEKIIMKWKFTPAIQQGNPVGVWIAIPFNFKYKK; this is encoded by the coding sequence ATGGACCTAATTACACAACTCGAACAAGGCCGCTACGGCTCGTTTGAGCTCAAGCATTTCGTGGGCAGGAATTTGTTCCGCGGATTGGTGGTGAGCTTCCTCATTCACAGCGTGGTCGTCGCGTCGCCCTATATCATGACGCTGTTCAAGAGCGACATTCCCGAGCCCGATCGCGTCATCGTGATCGATCCGTCGCAGCTCACCAAGCTCAAACGGCAGCAACAGGAGAATGTGGAGACGGTCAAGATCGAGCGTCCCAAGATCGCGCCGCCCAAGGCCGCGATTCCGGTTGCCGTCGAGGAAGATGAAGTGATCGAAGAGCCGCAGCTCATCGCATCACAGGAAGAGATCATTGCTGCCGTATCCGGTGACGATGAAGGCTTGGAGATCGATCCGAATGCGACGGTGGTGATTCAGGAAGAGAAGGACGAAGCGATTCCCGGCTCGGACGTCTTCACTCCCTATGAAGTTGCGCCGCAGCCGCTGCCCGACTTCATGCCGCAGCCGGCCTTCCCCGAAATGGCCAAGCTCGCGCAAGTTACCGGCAAGGTCGTCGCGCAGGTGTACGTCGATAAGAAGGGCGAGGTCAAGAAGTACAAGATCGTCAAAGTCGATCCGAAGGACCTCGGCTTCGAGGACGAGGTTGAGAAGATCATCATGAAATGGAAATTCACACCGGCCATTCAGCAGGGTAACCCGGTCGGCGTGTGGATTGCCATTCCCTTCAACTTCAAGTACAAGAAGTAG
- a CDS encoding biopolymer transporter ExbD, which produces MAGDVTEKKSSGGAGPSWKRPRTPIRIDMTPMVDIAFLLLIFFMVTTVFRLPQAMEMVLPENDPNNPPPTTKVYKNKLITFLVTERDSLAYFIGDSPPRPLVWDSLRPVLLERREIIGDSLTVLARIHKKAKYESMVNLIDEFNVAKTTRFSIDHFTTFEDSLLRMAGFQTSGPADLPEPEYATGPAETE; this is translated from the coding sequence ATGGCAGGCGATGTAACTGAGAAAAAATCATCCGGCGGCGCCGGCCCCAGTTGGAAGCGCCCTCGCACTCCGATCCGCATCGACATGACGCCGATGGTGGATATCGCGTTTCTGTTACTGATCTTCTTCATGGTGACCACGGTGTTCCGCTTGCCGCAGGCCATGGAAATGGTCTTACCGGAAAACGATCCGAACAACCCGCCGCCGACCACGAAGGTTTACAAGAACAAGCTAATCACGTTCCTCGTGACGGAGCGGGATTCACTGGCCTATTTTATCGGCGACAGTCCGCCGCGCCCGTTGGTGTGGGACAGTCTGCGTCCCGTGCTGTTGGAGCGTCGCGAGATTATCGGCGATAGTCTGACCGTGCTCGCGCGCATTCACAAGAAGGCGAAGTACGAGTCGATGGTGAACTTGATCGACGAATTCAATGTCGCGAAGACCACGCGGTTTTCGATCGACCACTTTACGACCTTCGAAGATTCGCTGTTGCGGATGGCCGGTTTCCAGACCTCTGGCCCGGCGGACTTGCCGGAGCCTGAATACGCCACTGGACCGGCGGAAACTGAGTAG
- a CDS encoding biopolymer transporter ExbD — MAAPKKRRLPVRIDMTPMVDVAFLLLIFFMSTTVFKKPSEVEVETPFSHSAFTLPETGVITITVPKDNRIFMTLGVSTLDVQFGLAAIEGRAAHGVVFKPEDLPARINELQLARLVNRVVIKADADAEYGTIEQVMNVLQKNQLNILNLVTELEEEYGGAGAPTDGEAAPGATSAAVGG, encoded by the coding sequence ATGGCAGCACCCAAGAAAAGACGACTTCCCGTCCGCATCGACATGACGCCGATGGTGGACGTTGCGTTTCTGCTGCTGATCTTCTTCATGTCCACGACCGTGTTCAAGAAGCCATCGGAAGTGGAAGTGGAGACGCCGTTTTCGCATTCGGCGTTCACGCTTCCGGAAACCGGCGTCATCACGATCACGGTCCCGAAGGACAATCGCATCTTCATGACGCTCGGCGTCTCGACGCTCGACGTGCAGTTCGGTCTCGCCGCCATTGAGGGCCGCGCGGCGCACGGTGTGGTCTTCAAGCCCGAAGACCTGCCGGCCCGGATCAACGAGTTGCAGCTCGCCCGTCTGGTCAACCGCGTGGTGATCAAGGCCGACGCCGACGCGGAGTACGGAACGATCGAGCAGGTCATGAACGTCTTGCAGAAGAATCAGCTTAATATCCTGAATCTGGTGACCGAGCTGGAAGAAGAGTACGGCGGCGCCGGCGCACCCACGGACGGCGAAGCTGCGCCGGGTGCGACGAGCGCGGCGGTGGGAGGATAG
- a CDS encoding MotA/TolQ/ExbB proton channel family protein: protein MKQGTFTVITLLLALVISFGLYYGVLPAMDKGVEETPLIHQIRLGGILVPFLICITLMLITFIVERLITLKKAAGTAPLTKFFSDFIKHVRDGKYSDAAGLCDKQRGSAAAVLKAGAEQYLRMASDKGMGQEKRLAETQRAINEARLLEVPFLERNLIALSTIASIATMVGLLGTTIGMIRSFAAMSTQGAPNAAELAKGISEALVNTALGLFAAILGIVAYNFFVNKVDQFNYSIDEAAYLMVEILKEKDAV from the coding sequence ATGAAGCAAGGTACATTTACCGTCATCACGCTCCTGCTCGCGCTCGTGATCTCGTTTGGCCTCTACTACGGCGTGTTGCCGGCGATGGATAAGGGCGTCGAGGAGACCCCGCTGATTCACCAGATTCGCCTCGGGGGTATTCTGGTGCCCTTCTTGATTTGCATCACATTGATGTTGATCACCTTTATCGTCGAGCGTCTGATCACGCTGAAGAAGGCCGCCGGCACGGCGCCGTTGACCAAGTTCTTCTCCGATTTCATCAAGCATGTCCGTGACGGCAAATACAGCGACGCGGCCGGCCTCTGCGACAAGCAGCGCGGTTCGGCGGCGGCGGTACTGAAGGCGGGGGCGGAACAGTATCTGCGGATGGCGAGTGACAAGGGTATGGGGCAGGAGAAGCGGCTCGCGGAAACCCAGCGGGCCATCAACGAAGCTCGATTGCTGGAAGTGCCGTTCCTGGAGCGCAACCTGATCGCACTCTCGACGATCGCGTCGATTGCGACCATGGTCGGCTTGCTCGGCACGACGATCGGTATGATTCGCTCGTTTGCCGCCATGTCCACGCAGGGCGCGCCCAATGCCGCCGAGCTGGCCAAGGGTATTTCGGAAGCGCTCGTGAATACGGCGCTTGGTCTGTTCGCCGCCATTTTGGGGATCGTCGCGTACAACTTCTTCGTCAACAAGGTTGACCAGTTCAACTACTCGATCGACGAAGCGGCCTATCTGATGGTCGAAATCCTGAAAGAGAAGGACGCGGTCTAA
- a CDS encoding tetratricopeptide repeat protein: protein MFKSNSNPFSIIASLICLALTAFAGPSPEVQQAAEAASHGEWDQVVQILEPFVQTNSNEAAFSLLGDARMALGDTARAVQDYTQALAANPKYPQAVLALSGYYLQSGGVADADRIVGAAEAKDPKGKIDEIKVARGQILAEQGNMAEATKVLSSATQKNPKNPLYPQILARIYADQKVWQLAADNYAKAWDLAPGDANIGFEYALALQELKQYDDALKLFKVVQEKDPNNKTVDYLIGRLYYAGKQWAEAATQFRLSGAKRPDHFLSFLLLGKSYIEFSKAEKKNFYPSAVDAFRLALALKPDRADVRGQLADALANMGKMMFLVANQDTANKAPAKYDSSLIVLHEALRFDTSLAGAHGQIARAFDKRGDLDSALIYSRIEYDRNPADRNELSRLVSLLQRTKRQKELTELLAPLMSDSVVLDKFGGILVNAYIETSQWEQAKATADQLTASYPDKCDAHQIRAYIFLRREQFSQAIAPLLDGVKHCPDNKELWVQLGDSYYFADPKNKGTVSKALDAYRRAASLGSGDGRDKAKQIETILTQLK, encoded by the coding sequence GTGTTTAAGTCTAATAGCAACCCATTCTCGATAATCGCCTCGTTGATCTGCCTGGCGCTCACTGCGTTTGCCGGACCGAGTCCTGAAGTCCAGCAGGCGGCCGAAGCGGCCAGTCATGGCGAATGGGACCAGGTCGTACAAATCCTTGAACCGTTCGTTCAGACCAACTCGAACGAGGCGGCGTTCTCGCTGCTCGGTGACGCCCGCATGGCGCTCGGCGATACGGCCAGAGCCGTGCAGGACTACACTCAAGCTCTCGCCGCGAATCCGAAATACCCGCAGGCGGTCCTCGCGCTCAGTGGCTACTACCTCCAATCCGGGGGCGTCGCCGATGCCGACCGGATAGTGGGCGCTGCCGAGGCGAAGGATCCGAAGGGCAAGATTGACGAAATCAAGGTTGCTCGCGGCCAGATACTTGCCGAACAGGGCAACATGGCCGAGGCCACGAAGGTTTTGTCCAGCGCGACTCAGAAGAATCCCAAGAATCCGCTCTATCCGCAGATTCTGGCTCGTATTTATGCAGACCAGAAAGTGTGGCAGCTCGCCGCGGATAATTACGCAAAGGCCTGGGATTTGGCTCCGGGCGACGCGAACATTGGTTTCGAGTATGCCCTCGCACTGCAAGAGCTGAAGCAATACGACGACGCGCTGAAGTTGTTCAAGGTCGTGCAGGAAAAGGACCCGAACAACAAGACGGTCGATTATTTAATCGGGCGTCTGTACTATGCGGGCAAGCAGTGGGCGGAAGCGGCGACGCAATTCCGACTGTCGGGCGCGAAGCGTCCGGATCACTTCCTCTCTTTCCTCTTGTTGGGCAAGAGCTACATCGAGTTCTCGAAAGCGGAGAAGAAGAATTTCTATCCCTCCGCAGTGGACGCCTTTCGACTGGCCTTGGCCTTAAAGCCGGATCGTGCCGATGTGCGCGGGCAGTTGGCGGACGCGCTCGCGAATATGGGCAAGATGATGTTTCTGGTCGCGAATCAGGACACGGCCAACAAAGCTCCGGCCAAATATGATTCCAGTCTCATCGTCCTGCACGAGGCGCTGCGGTTTGACACGTCGCTGGCCGGCGCCCACGGACAGATTGCCCGCGCGTTTGACAAACGCGGCGATCTCGATTCGGCGCTGATCTATTCGCGTATCGAGTACGATCGCAACCCGGCCGACCGCAACGAGCTGTCGCGGCTCGTGAGTTTGCTGCAACGCACGAAGCGGCAGAAGGAATTGACTGAACTGCTGGCACCGCTGATGTCGGATAGTGTGGTGCTCGACAAGTTCGGCGGGATTCTGGTCAATGCCTACATCGAAACGTCGCAGTGGGAGCAGGCGAAGGCGACCGCGGATCAGTTGACCGCGAGTTACCCGGACAAATGCGACGCGCATCAAATCCGCGCCTACATCTTTCTGCGTCGTGAGCAGTTCAGTCAGGCCATCGCCCCGCTGCTGGACGGGGTGAAGCACTGTCCGGACAACAAGGAACTTTGGGTCCAGCTTGGCGACTCCTACTATTTTGCGGACCCGAAGAACAAGGGCACGGTTTCCAAGGCGCTCGATGCCTATCGCCGGGCGGCTTCGCTGGGCAGCGGCGACGGTCGCGACAAGGCGAAGCAGATCGAGACGATTCTCACCCAGCTCAAGTAA
- a CDS encoding S41 family peptidase yields MKRLSTVGFLLVFSLGIVTFIWGPDLFAEGENVGMQLQKLNYILRTVRDNYVEDPEESKILEGAIRGMLEELDPHSVYIPAEEQKKIAEQFKGEFEGIGITFSIQNKWLTVISPIPGTPSDRLGIRAGDKIVKIDGVSAYGISNDEVFSKLRGKKGTTVNVTINRPGIEVPLDFTITRDTIPIFSVGAALMMPDKETGYVKINQFTGTTDKEVIHALDSLQGLGMRQLLLDLRGNPGGYLDQAWKVADLFLPRENMMIVYTKGRTPRSNAEYRSTGIGGKYDVPVVVLINHGSASASEIVSGAIQDHDRGLVVGERSFGKGLVQTPYPMPDGSAVRITTAKYYTPTGRCIQRPYDGKSDQDYVAEAYADDLLDPTPAHEDTVKRETYKTDGGRVVFGGGGITPDSTIHSGKLTGTTARLLSKRVYFDYATDFAVHHPDLGQDFDKFLNDFEVTDAMLGEFRAHAATDSIEIKEDEWTKDLEFTKNNLKGELAGVLFNDRDLYVMVRLQTDDQVAAAQRMFGVAKDLAAGAGLMPK; encoded by the coding sequence ATGAAGCGGTTGTCAACGGTCGGGTTTCTGCTGGTATTCTCACTGGGGATCGTGACCTTCATCTGGGGGCCCGATTTGTTCGCCGAGGGCGAGAATGTCGGCATGCAGCTTCAAAAGCTGAACTACATTCTCCGCACCGTACGCGATAACTATGTCGAGGATCCGGAGGAATCCAAGATTCTCGAGGGTGCGATCCGCGGCATGCTCGAGGAGTTGGATCCGCACTCCGTGTATATACCCGCCGAAGAACAGAAAAAGATCGCCGAACAGTTCAAGGGCGAGTTCGAAGGCATCGGCATTACCTTCTCCATCCAGAACAAATGGCTCACGGTCATTTCGCCGATCCCCGGCACACCGTCGGATCGCCTCGGCATTCGCGCGGGGGACAAGATTGTGAAGATCGACGGGGTATCGGCCTACGGCATCTCCAACGACGAAGTCTTCTCCAAGCTGCGCGGCAAGAAGGGGACGACGGTCAATGTCACGATCAATCGACCGGGGATTGAAGTTCCGCTGGATTTCACGATTACTCGCGATACGATTCCGATTTTCAGTGTGGGCGCGGCCTTGATGATGCCCGACAAGGAAACGGGTTACGTCAAGATCAATCAGTTTACCGGGACGACGGACAAGGAAGTCATTCACGCGCTGGACAGTTTGCAGGGCTTGGGCATGCGCCAGCTCCTGCTCGACCTGCGCGGCAATCCCGGCGGCTATCTCGATCAGGCCTGGAAGGTGGCCGATCTATTTCTCCCCCGCGAGAACATGATGATCGTTTACACGAAGGGCCGCACCCCGCGCTCCAATGCGGAGTACCGTTCCACGGGGATTGGCGGGAAGTACGATGTCCCGGTGGTCGTGCTGATCAATCATGGGAGCGCGTCGGCCTCGGAAATTGTCTCCGGTGCGATTCAGGATCATGATCGCGGCTTGGTCGTCGGCGAGCGCAGCTTCGGCAAGGGCCTGGTGCAGACGCCGTATCCGATGCCGGACGGATCGGCGGTCCGGATCACGACGGCGAAGTACTACACGCCTACGGGCCGTTGCATTCAGCGTCCGTACGACGGCAAGAGCGACCAGGACTACGTCGCGGAAGCCTATGCGGACGACCTGCTCGACCCGACGCCGGCGCACGAAGACACGGTGAAGCGCGAGACTTATAAGACGGACGGCGGTCGAGTTGTCTTTGGCGGCGGCGGCATCACGCCGGATTCCACGATTCACTCGGGGAAACTGACCGGCACCACTGCTCGCCTGCTTTCCAAGCGCGTGTACTTCGATTATGCGACGGATTTTGCGGTCCATCATCCGGACCTCGGCCAGGACTTCGACAAGTTCTTGAATGACTTTGAAGTTACCGACGCCATGCTCGGCGAGTTCCGTGCCCATGCCGCGACGGACAGTATCGAGATCAAAGAAGACGAGTGGACGAAAGACCTTGAGTTCACGAAGAACAACCTCAAGGGCGAGCTGGCCGGAGTTCTGTTCAATGACCGCGACCTGTATGTGATGGTGCGCTTGCAGACCGACGATCAGGTGGCCGCGGCCCAGCGGATGTTCGGTGTGGCCAAGGACCTTGCGGCGGGCGCCGGCCTGATGCCCAAGTAG
- the dprA gene encoding DNA-protecting protein DprA: MANRDEVVALLNLLSVEGIGPTTAVRLVSKFGSAIRVFSVTEHDLRDIPRFSETLVARLHAARPDAKTGAIQYDRALELGARICTYWDEDYPIALKQIESDAPAVLFIRGSFPATAKRLAVVGTRSASAYGSRVTRDLILGMRGSGFHIVSGLASGIDGFAHGAAIEAGLPTEAVFGCGIDIIYPSTHVELSEQVVAAGGALLSEYAPGKQPERTTFPQRNRIIAGLSLATLVVEAGDTSGALITANLAVDYNREVMAVPGAINNPKSRGCHRLIKDGAALVEKAEDILQLLDSRLNSRQYQVAQQELNLDLPASERDLLTALHVSEATHIDVLSDKLSLPVGETLGRLLMLELKGIVKQLPGKYFVRA; this comes from the coding sequence ATGGCGAACCGCGACGAAGTCGTTGCCCTGCTGAATCTGCTGAGTGTGGAGGGCATTGGACCGACGACGGCGGTTCGTCTCGTGTCGAAGTTCGGTTCCGCGATTAGGGTGTTTTCGGTGACGGAGCACGATTTGCGTGACATCCCGCGCTTCAGCGAGACGCTGGTGGCTCGCTTGCACGCGGCTCGCCCGGACGCCAAGACCGGTGCGATTCAGTATGATCGCGCGCTCGAACTGGGGGCGCGGATCTGCACGTACTGGGACGAAGACTATCCGATCGCGTTGAAGCAAATCGAGAGCGATGCTCCGGCGGTCCTGTTTATTCGGGGTTCGTTTCCGGCCACGGCGAAACGCTTGGCGGTAGTAGGCACTCGCAGCGCGTCGGCCTATGGCAGCCGGGTGACCCGGGATCTCATACTCGGGATGCGGGGCAGCGGATTTCATATCGTCTCCGGGCTGGCCTCCGGAATCGACGGCTTTGCCCACGGCGCGGCGATCGAGGCCGGGCTGCCGACCGAGGCGGTGTTCGGCTGCGGCATCGACATTATTTACCCCTCCACTCATGTCGAGCTCTCCGAACAAGTGGTCGCGGCGGGCGGCGCGCTACTCTCCGAATATGCTCCCGGCAAGCAGCCCGAGCGCACGACGTTTCCGCAACGAAATCGCATCATCGCCGGTCTGAGTCTGGCGACGCTCGTCGTCGAAGCCGGCGACACGTCCGGCGCGCTCATCACCGCGAACCTCGCCGTGGACTACAATCGCGAGGTGATGGCGGTCCCGGGTGCGATCAACAATCCGAAATCCCGCGGCTGTCATCGTCTGATCAAGGACGGCGCCGCGTTGGTCGAGAAAGCGGAAGACATTCTGCAACTGCTGGACAGCCGCTTGAATTCACGGCAGTATCAAGTCGCGCAGCAGGAGCTGAATCTGGACTTGCCCGCTTCCGAGCGCGATCTGCTGACCGCGCTGCACGTCAGTGAAGCAACGCACATCGATGTGTTGTCTGACAAATTGAGTCTGCCGGTCGGCGAAACTCTCGGTCGGCTGTTAATGCTGGAACTGAAAGGCATCGTAAAGCAATTACCGGGGAAGTACTTTGTCCGCGCATGA
- the obgE gene encoding GTPase ObgE yields the protein MAHSQGPGVEFGTWPFWIFAWRRRGVRPRAAGIGESPPSRDSFAEPCVLARPESARHRRAGIPSLPESRPTRPAEQGLQTLPESEFSIFNLGFFLVFIDRAKIRVKAGDGGNGCVSFRREAYIPSGGPDGGNGGQGGSVLIETDPQLHTLLDFHYRTSFNADRGQHGQGSRCTGKSGEDLTIKVPVGTRVFDGDELLVDLKKVGQRFCLAEGGRGGRGNAEFKTPTNRAPRRSTPGTHGAEKTLYLELKLMADVGLVGLPNAGKSTLLSVLTAARPKIAPYPFTTLHPNLGIVRPSEFETFVIADIPGLIEGASDGRGLGFEFLRHIERTRVLVFLVDAMSEHPKADLKVLKAELKKWNPDLAKRPSLVVLSRCDLLEGAAPPPGPWKQRISSADGEGLETLVAKLWKLLQSAPVPEIFRAPEFAIEARPAHDDDDE from the coding sequence ATGGCTCATTCCCAAGGGCCAGGTGTTGAGTTCGGCACCTGGCCCTTTTGGATTTTTGCATGGCGTCGCCGAGGCGTGCGTCCTCGCGCGGCCGGAATCGGGGAGTCACCGCCGAGCAGGGATTCCTTCGCCGAGCCGTGCGTCCTCGCGCGGCCGGAATCGGCGCGTCACCGCCGAGCAGGGATTCCTTCCCTGCCGGAATCTCGCCCAACCCGTCCCGCCGAGCAGGGTCTCCAGACCCTGCCGGAATCTGAGTTTTCAATTTTCAATCTTGGATTTTTCTTAGTGTTTATTGACCGCGCGAAAATCAGAGTCAAGGCCGGAGACGGCGGCAACGGCTGCGTGTCGTTCCGCCGCGAAGCCTATATCCCCTCTGGCGGGCCCGACGGCGGCAACGGCGGGCAGGGCGGTTCGGTCTTGATCGAGACCGATCCGCAGTTGCACACGCTGCTCGATTTCCATTACCGCACGAGCTTCAATGCCGATCGCGGTCAACACGGCCAAGGCTCGCGTTGTACGGGCAAGTCCGGCGAGGACCTCACGATCAAAGTCCCGGTCGGCACGCGCGTCTTTGACGGTGATGAGCTGTTGGTGGATCTGAAAAAGGTCGGTCAGCGCTTCTGTCTTGCGGAGGGCGGTCGCGGCGGTCGCGGCAACGCGGAGTTCAAGACGCCGACGAATCGCGCTCCACGTCGCTCAACCCCCGGTACGCACGGCGCCGAGAAGACGCTGTACCTCGAATTGAAGTTAATGGCGGATGTCGGTCTCGTCGGCCTGCCCAACGCGGGGAAGTCCACGTTGCTCTCCGTCTTGACGGCGGCGCGGCCGAAGATCGCGCCATATCCGTTCACGACTCTACATCCGAATCTGGGCATCGTGCGTCCCTCCGAATTCGAGACATTTGTGATCGCCGATATTCCCGGTCTGATCGAGGGTGCTTCGGACGGCCGCGGCCTCGGCTTTGAATTCTTGCGGCATATCGAGCGCACGCGCGTGCTGGTCTTTCTGGTTGACGCGATGAGCGAACATCCGAAAGCGGATTTGAAAGTTCTGAAGGCGGAGCTGAAGAAATGGAATCCCGACTTGGCCAAGCGTCCCTCCCTCGTGGTGCTCTCGCGCTGCGACTTGCTCGAAGGGGCGGCACCGCCGCCGGGACCGTGGAAACAGCGGATCTCGTCCGCGGACGGCGAAGGCCTCGAGACGCTGGTGGCCAAGCTTTGGAAGCTGCTGCAATCCGCTCCGGTTCCCGAGATCTTCCGCGCACCCGAGTTTGCGATAGAGGCCAGGCCGGCGCACGATGACGACGACGAGTGA